Proteins encoded in a region of the Flammeovirga yaeyamensis genome:
- a CDS encoding ATP-binding cassette domain-containing protein, translated as MSEEILKALTQLFAIISTQGEGTTDTERNFVIKFLNTELEKSSVEEYIKLYDGLVEEEEEKIKKRIEKENKKREKKGEPLISNLTDGVSVLNSVRTLSICRKINKTLDQKQKAIVLVKLLEIVSIDENSYTPQRMDIIHTVADVFNIPSAEYKTLERFVIEQHSSKIDNEDILIFDDEMPPEGSKIKFIDSGLLDGEIIFIRMRSVGLYFTKYTGVESVYLNGQLVTKDSVYLFSPGSIFKTPKGAPLYYSDLVNKYNSGEIGGNISFVAEDIEYKFPNGQLGLRDINFGENTGQLVGIMGASGAGKTTLLNVLAGLEKPSSGEVRINGYNIHTEKENIEGVIGYIAQDDLLIEELTVFQNLYYNAKLCFKDMTEQELTAKVNEVLSSLGLDRIAHLVVGNVLNKKISGGQRKRLNIALELIREPAVMFVDEPTSGLSSRDSENVIDLLKELSLKGKLIFVVIHQPSSDIYKMFDKMWLLDTGGYPVFYGNPIEAITHFKGVVGQVDSDQGQCNTCGNVNPEQLFNIIEAQVVDEYGEFTNKRKSQPEDWHRIYQSNFKKPEIEEANVEPPKTLNIPSKLMQTVIFTIRDFLSKFSNKQYLSINLLEAPFLALLLSWVIYYIKDGDTEYVFRHNENIPPYILIAILVALFMGMTVSAEEIIKDRKIKKRESFLNLSRSSYLFSKLIILFGFSAIQTLTFVLIGNTLLEVHNLTWQYWLVLFTVSCHANLIGLNISSAFNSAITVYILIPILLIPQMILSGLIFDFSKLNNTISEHGKTPLIADIMASRWAYESLSVEQYKNNEFKKPFFDLDMQLSQSNYKSAYWEPRMEEILFSAQMNSKNTNDSTALILADDIKTLVNEINADKYFTAHEDKKKEALAFLEDGKITSQEGNQLRKILYESSIFYNDQLIKAEEERDKRIYAMKKEFGDDFNLSKAKDLYHNDQLETFVKNKNVLNRTVVDKNRIVQLIDPIYFVKENTSGPLDYRSHLFAPEKKVFGTYIDTFTFNVLMIWLMSLFLYITLYFEWLKKLIDGAEVIFSKLFSKES; from the coding sequence ATGAGTGAAGAAATATTAAAAGCACTGACTCAACTATTTGCCATCATCTCTACACAAGGTGAAGGAACTACTGATACGGAAAGAAACTTTGTAATAAAATTTCTTAATACGGAACTTGAGAAAAGTTCAGTAGAAGAATACATCAAGTTATATGATGGATTAGTTGAAGAGGAAGAAGAAAAAATAAAAAAGAGAATAGAGAAGGAGAACAAGAAACGTGAGAAAAAAGGAGAACCATTAATCTCTAATTTAACTGACGGTGTTTCTGTTCTGAATTCTGTAAGAACTCTATCTATTTGTCGTAAGATCAATAAGACTCTTGATCAAAAGCAAAAGGCTATTGTATTAGTTAAATTGCTTGAGATTGTTTCTATTGATGAGAATTCTTATACGCCACAACGTATGGACATTATCCATACTGTTGCTGATGTATTTAATATTCCTTCCGCAGAATACAAAACACTAGAACGATTCGTCATAGAGCAGCACTCTTCGAAAATTGATAATGAAGATATTCTTATTTTCGACGATGAAATGCCACCTGAGGGTAGTAAAATCAAATTTATTGATTCAGGCCTTTTAGATGGAGAAATCATTTTCATAAGAATGAGAAGCGTTGGTCTATATTTTACAAAATATACAGGTGTTGAATCAGTATATTTAAATGGACAGCTTGTTACAAAAGACAGTGTTTATCTATTCTCTCCAGGCAGTATCTTTAAAACTCCTAAAGGAGCACCACTTTATTATTCTGATTTAGTAAACAAATACAACTCAGGCGAAATTGGCGGTAATATTTCTTTTGTAGCTGAAGATATCGAATATAAATTCCCTAATGGTCAGCTTGGTTTAAGAGATATCAACTTTGGAGAAAACACTGGTCAATTAGTAGGTATTATGGGTGCTTCAGGTGCTGGTAAGACTACTCTATTGAACGTTCTTGCAGGTTTAGAAAAACCATCTTCAGGTGAAGTAAGAATCAATGGATATAATATCCATACTGAAAAAGAAAATATTGAAGGAGTTATTGGTTACATTGCTCAAGATGATTTATTGATTGAGGAATTAACGGTATTCCAAAACTTATATTACAATGCTAAGTTGTGTTTTAAAGACATGACCGAGCAAGAACTTACTGCTAAAGTAAATGAGGTATTAAGTAGTTTAGGTCTTGACCGAATTGCTCACCTTGTTGTTGGTAATGTTCTAAACAAAAAAATATCAGGTGGTCAGAGAAAGCGTCTAAATATAGCATTAGAACTTATCCGTGAGCCTGCAGTAATGTTTGTTGATGAGCCTACATCTGGACTATCATCAAGAGACTCTGAAAACGTAATTGACCTTTTAAAAGAATTATCTCTTAAAGGAAAATTAATTTTTGTAGTTATTCACCAACCATCATCAGACATTTACAAGATGTTTGATAAAATGTGGTTACTTGATACTGGTGGATATCCTGTATTCTATGGCAACCCGATTGAAGCTATTACACACTTTAAAGGTGTCGTAGGACAAGTAGATAGTGATCAAGGGCAATGTAATACCTGTGGTAATGTCAATCCAGAACAATTATTCAATATCATTGAAGCTCAGGTGGTAGATGAATATGGTGAATTCACCAATAAGAGAAAATCACAACCTGAAGATTGGCATAGAATCTATCAATCGAATTTCAAAAAACCTGAAATTGAAGAAGCAAATGTTGAGCCTCCAAAAACTTTGAATATCCCTTCGAAGTTGATGCAAACAGTGATCTTCACTATCAGAGATTTCCTTTCGAAATTTAGTAATAAACAATATTTATCCATCAATTTATTAGAGGCTCCTTTCTTAGCATTATTGCTATCTTGGGTAATCTACTACATTAAAGATGGAGATACTGAATATGTTTTCAGACATAACGAAAACATCCCTCCTTATATTCTAATTGCAATTTTAGTTGCTCTATTTATGGGTATGACTGTAAGTGCGGAGGAAATAATTAAGGATAGAAAAATCAAGAAAAGGGAATCCTTCCTGAACCTCAGTAGAAGTAGTTATCTTTTCTCAAAATTGATAATTCTTTTCGGTTTTTCTGCCATACAGACACTTACGTTTGTCTTAATAGGGAATACTCTCTTAGAAGTTCATAATTTAACATGGCAATATTGGTTGGTATTATTTACTGTCTCATGTCATGCGAATTTGATTGGTCTAAATATCTCATCTGCTTTTAATTCTGCAATCACAGTATATATTTTGATCCCAATCTTATTAATTCCACAAATGATTTTAAGTGGTTTAATATTCGATTTCTCAAAGCTTAACAATACTATAAGCGAACACGGAAAAACTCCACTTATTGCGGATATTATGGCTTCACGATGGGCTTACGAAAGTTTATCTGTTGAACAATATAAAAACAATGAATTCAAGAAGCCTTTCTTTGATTTGGACATGCAATTAAGTCAAAGTAATTACAAAAGTGCTTATTGGGAACCAAGAATGGAAGAAATTCTATTCAGTGCTCAAATGAACAGTAAAAATACGAATGATAGCACTGCATTAATTCTTGCAGATGACATCAAAACATTGGTAAACGAAATAAATGCTGATAAATATTTTACTGCTCACGAAGATAAAAAGAAAGAAGCCCTTGCTTTCCTAGAAGATGGAAAAATCACTTCTCAAGAAGGTAATCAGCTTAGAAAGATCTTATACGAGTCGTCAATTTTCTATAATGATCAATTAATAAAAGCTGAAGAAGAGAGAGACAAAAGAATTTACGCAATGAAAAAAGAATTTGGCGATGACTTTAATCTCTCAAAAGCAAAAGATTTATATCACAATGATCAGTTGGAAACATTTGTGAAAAATAAAAATGTTTTAAACCGTACAGTCGTTGATAAGAATCGTATTGTTCAATTAATCGATCCTATTTACTTCGTGAAAGAGAACACATCTGGACCTTTAGATTACAGATCTCATTTATTTGCACCGGAGAAAAAAGTATTTGGCACATATATTGACACATTTACATTCAACGTGCTTATGATATGGCTAATGTCACTATTCTTATATATTACGTTATATTTTGAATGGTTGAAAAAGCTCATTGACGGAGCAGAAGTTATTTTTAGTAAACTTTTCTCTAAAGAATCATAA